The region ATCACGATGCGGACGGGAACTAAATAAAAGATATTGATATTGCGGCTACGTATCACAATTTAAAACCATGACTAGGAGGAGCCTTCTAAGTAGATTTCTGCATAAACTAAAATCAACTTGTATACCTCTCCTTTTTACTAGTTATAATGAGTTTTTCGTAAACTAGAAATAAGTAGAAGCCGCGtatgaaaatttaatttaaaaacatgGTTATTGATTTCCATGCTTTTGGTGGATTAGGTTTTGTCCATGCTTATGGTGGATAGTGAATAATTaagatgttttttttcttcccttTATAATGGTATATTATCATTGACTGTTTTATTGAATGTTAGAATGTGCaagtttctgatgatgatagCCAAAAGGATTCGCCGGAAAAACAAACCTTACCTGAtcggtattttattttatctgtTTTCTTCATTgtattttgttgtttttataACAGAACTATGTTACAAGATTGCTTACTTCTCTGAATACAGGTTTATGGGAATGAAAGCTGCTATTTTGACCAACCATTCAGGTTTGAAATCTTTTAGTTCCAAACTTGGCTTCAATGTTCTTCAATTGGATGCATTGGCAAAAGATTATGATGCTGgattacatgaaaatgatgttGTGGCCCTTGAGCTGCTCAAGTTGCTTGGCTTTCAAGAAGGGAAGGTGCAGGACAGTAACAACTTTGATCTTGTTTTCTTTCACATTGGAGCTGGTGAAAAGAATGTGGAGTATATCAATGCATTGGTTGGTGGTTTAATGAACCAAGCTCAACCCGGATCTGACATCAGTTCTCGTCTGCACTTGTCCCTTGTCATGAGCTATGGCAAGGTCTCGGAGGATGACGAATCCAAGTTTTcagtgtcaaagagggcagatGAGAAATCTTATCTTTCACTGCTCTATCCTCTACAAAGTTATGCTATGAAAGGAGGATTTCCTCGGAAGGATGTGAGGTAATTAAGTATAGTGGTCAAAGGTATCACTATCGGATATCCTTGGGATTGTCTAGCTTATTTATCTCCATTCCAAATGATGCAGGCTCCATTCTCCTATGTTGATTGCTCAATGGCAAGATGCAGTGACTCGCAAGGATAATGCAGAGAGGTTTTATTTCCAAGACTTCATGGAGGTTTGTTTTGAGATTTTACTTCAGGTTTTATTCACAAGTTCGTCATCAATGTTTCAATTTTTGGCTTTGATGCACGACTTATTACAAGGTCTTGTTTCTTGTTCTTAATGTATGTTCTGTTTCCAAAACTCTACATACTTGACACTTATTATTGACCATCATCATGTGTGCTTGAACGTTCTGCTAGTATACCATAAACATCTTCAATTCTGAAGTATTGGTAGTTTTTGCAAAGTATAATTGTCAGAGCTTATATACTAGCAATTTAGCAATTCATTTACTGATGCTATCTACAGAATCACTAGATTACTTTGTTTCTGATGTTTAACAATGATTGGGATTTCCGTGGTGATATATTCTTGTTAAGCTATACGGttaaacttcatttttttttatgattgctTCACTCtattttgtttctctttttcaTGCAGCATGGTGGAAATCTTACAATACCGGCAGATAGGTTCTTGCATGAGATAGCCTTTAAGCTTTGGAAAGCTCCTAAGTATGGAGCCTAATTATTTTTACTTTATAACTAACTCCTTGTAAGCCTCTTGCTATAGCAACAGAGCCTATTTGAACAAATCCTACACGGTCCAGTGATGTTATCAGCATTCAGCTTGTTTATTTGGATTCTTAACTCTTCCTTCTTGTAATAACTAATGAGATTTTGACGATTGAACTGTATAACTATCTTTCTTCTCATTTTGTTTGATAAAATAAAGATTACTAGCTAGCTGCATATCATTTGACACTATCCCTATGAGAAGAATAAATTAGGAGAGATAAAAATACACTTTTAAGGGTAAACGTGGAAAACaaataagagtttaatggatatgcaccgtCATTGTTAAATGATTTTACACGTATTCCACGTCGGAGGAACAATTACTTTCAATTTAACATTTTAATTAATGAGTTTTTGATGAAAATAAACGTCTAAATAATTTAggtttaaatactctggaggtccctgaaattgtttgCAATACGAAAATAAgtctctgaatttttttttccgatttcgaatccctggaaaaaaaattttaatcagaataagtccatactcgtgtttccagcctatgtggctcaatttttgCTGAATCATtcattccacgtggcttttctattttttttaatacacatggattaaaacaataaaattaaacatttaaatttaaaattaaaatcttattaacctaaataaccctaaatccctaaaaagattttaattttaaatttaaacatttaaaattaaaattaaaatcttattacctaattaaccctaaatccctaaatctaattaaccctaaatccctaaaaagattttaattttatttttttaatccgtgtgtatttaaaaaaaaatagaaaagccacgtagaataaatgactcagcaaaaattgtgccacataggctggaaacacgagtagggacttattctgattaaaaaacaatttcTAGGGATTCGAaatcgagaaaaaaaaattcaaggacttattttcgtacggcagacaatttcagggacctccagagtatttaagccaataatttatttattcaacTTCCGAAGATTAACTTAAAATTAAGTTTATATCATGATTTTATTATAACCCCCTTCACCATGGGATTAAGGTTGAAAATCACTTTCACCAACACCATATTGTAATGAGCACCAAATACACTTGAGAGGTTTCGGGAAACTGAAAAAGCTATTtcatgcatgtttgaaaatctttcaacaattgattctaaagtcagaaTCAATTGCTTTTAGGTTTCACAATTGATTCAAAGGAaatagaagttgatccaaacatgctacttAAGTTGAAGCAAAACAAAACTAATAATACATtatttggtgaagaaaaagcATGCCATGTTTCAACTCAAAAGAGCATCTAGCACTCTAGTAAGTTTTTAACAAGATAAGTACCCACTAGAAACCACCCCATCAAGAGTAGAGAGAAGGATAACAACCCAAGTAAGAAGGGCCACCCAACCATGAGAACTCCAATGCACACAACCACAACAAAAGGCAAGAAAGCCCTTATAACAGACCTGAAGTCAACCCAGCTCCCCTTGAATAGTATTAGAGCTCCTACACTTACCATGTTCCAGCTCATTGATCCTCCATAACAGAGCCGGTTCAGACAGTTAGCAACAAATGAGTGGCAGTTGCAGGTGAAAAGGTTGTGAGTTTTGTTCTCAAAATACCGCGAGCTCGACTGCAATGCATCATCCCATGTGATTGCAGTGCCATACTCAGAATGCTGGTAGCCATGCTTGCATGTGTGTGCTGATAGGTTAGGAGGGAAGCAACACTGCAACATTTCAAGTTCCACAAAATGTCAAATAGAGTTAACACTCGCAAACAATTAAACTTGACTCCAACCAAAATTTTAACAGATAGATCAAAGGGGAGAGATTTGTAAACCCAAATTGTAAACATCTAAGTCTATTTCCGGAGTATAAGTTACGATTTCGTAACTCTCACTGATTGGGGATACATAGGTGTGATACAGGTCCAGGTGATTCTATGGAAGAACAGGTGCCAAGATCCATTGAGATTAAAACCTTGACGCCTATGTTTGTCCCTCCCCCCAGTTGAAAAATATTCCAACACAAGTATAAAGTACAAACAAACTACATTTACAATAAGCAAGGTAAAATCATAACATCAAACAATGGCTTAAACTGAGTGGCAATAATCTCAGCTTATGAGCATAACAAACACATCTTACAATTTTGAGCATGTTTGCCCCAGTATCATGCAGCTGGGATTAAAAACCAAAACAATAAGCACCATGAAGGTTTAAAATTAGGAATCAAGCACCAGTAATCAAAATCAATTGCAAACTTAATGTGTCAATTCAAATTAGCATCTTGTGATATCTATAGGTATTCGGAAATGGAGATTTCAAATATAAGTGTAAACCTACAAGTTATTCCCATTTGAATAACTTGTAGATTTTGATTTCACAGAGCCCTCTACGCTGCCAATGCAACCCATTTCCAGCAATGACATGATTATCAATACTACAGTCAAATATGTTGGTGTTTTCCTAATACATCAATGTTTGGCTTCAACAGTTTCACATATAACTACAATGACCATAAATGTCCTTTAGTTCCCCAGAATCCCATCATCAGCCAAAAAGAAAAGTTGAATTAGTTACAACACTGTATCACAGAACATGCACATATATATGAATGTGAACAATTTGAACAGATAAAGTGAAACAAGAGACAGAGACAGCAAACTTGAGAAACATCACCTGACTACGGTCGAGTTGCAGGTACCTTGCCACTGGACCAAATGCAAAATCATCCACACTCAAAATATATGATCCTGAAAAATCCAAAACAACTCCATCCTCCTTGCAAATGCCAATATGACCAATGAAGGGTGCCAACCACGACACAACGGGAAGCGGATTCCAAACCAAACAACATGGAAACTTTGCCTTTTTCGGATCGATGGGATCTAGTGGCCACAGCTCATGCTGTATTCTTTGTGTAGAATGCGAATGCTCAATGTCATAGCTTGAATTTAACTCCATAGTAGAAGTCCACAGCATAACATATAGCTCTGCTCAATTTTTTGAGTAGATGCATCACCATATCAAACTACTCCCTCAAACATCCCAACTCTGTTCACAGTAAAGATCAAGTGAGAATGTTATTCCTTATTCAAAATGATAAGGTTTATATTCAACTACCCAATCAACACAACAATTTTAATTGACTGATAGTTCCCCTCCCACCCAAAATGAAATTGACAAACCTAAAACATCACTAAGTCCAATTTCAAATCACAATTTCAGCACAGCCAGTTACAAGTTACAACATCAATAGAGAAtaccaaagagagaatatccaCTCAAGTATACATGATTCATGACAAATAAAGTCTAAACCATAAGTTGGCTACATGGTTACAAAAGCCTTTTGATATGGTAATGAATCAAGTTCTTTAACTATGCAATCAATTAACTCCAGTCCCTAACAAAATACAAGAAGAATGAGCCACAGAAGAAAAAATTATACTTGTAGTTAAAGGGGGTGTTCTATGTTCCCCATTTTGTTTTGAATAGAAAGGGAATCAGATGAATACCCCAGATGTCTTATAGCATATTTGGATTAGCTTTTCCTTTCTCAATCTATTCTGAAAACCAGAAGAtactcacataagcttctcctcataattgattatgattttagaatcaattgtagaaggattttcaAACTTGTACTTACACATTAGAGATATCAAATAGCATATGTAAAACTTCATCAATGTGGATAACATCATGTAGGAAAAACCAAAGAAACCATTGTCTTAACATAACTGAGTTATCCTGAGTCCTTACCTGAAAAAAAAGATGACACAAGCACAGCACACACTGAATAAGATCTCAAGATTGAAGAGGATGATGGCCAAGAAGCAGAAAAGAAGAAGCTGTTGTTGTTTTTGGTCATTGCTCAGAGGCTAAAATATCCAAGACTTGTAAGATTTAAAACCACttagataaaataaaaatcataaaaaagtcCTACACAAATTCCACAACATCTAGCCTCTAAAGAATAAATATTTAATGTCATAGATTATTTCATTCTTTTAATTATTGCTTCATTGGGGGAAATCTCTGATTGTTTTGAAACAGAAGcaaaggatgggaagtgggaaAGGTGCATGAACCCTTTGCCGACTTTCATGATTCTCTTTCATGGTGGGTCCCTAGCCATGTTTTTGACTGGTGTAAATGGAGGTTTATCATTCACTTTAATATACACACAAATTTAAACGAGGGGCTAAGCCTAGAATTGTGCATATATGGAAAAACATATGTTGGGCGAGTCTAAATAAGAACCTAACAACTTAATAGAGTATTTTAACTTATGTCAACAAGCTTTATTTTACTTTGTGAATTTAACTTGTGAACAAGTATTTATTGAGCACTAACAAAAGTTGCAATTACATGAGTACATcgatttcttttctttcacatgcaagttgtaataaaaaaaagagagagtcATAGATAGATGCTGGTATTATTAATTGGCTTTTGCTTCACATGAGAATGATGACATCATCATATGTCCAGTGTTGTGAGCTTGACACGCCCTGCACAGTGTCACGGTTGGCTGCCTCTTGACAAGACGGGTGTAAGTGGAACACATGTTTAAATAATGGATGTACACATTTTTCTTGGACATACAGTGTGTAACTCtcttctaatatttttttttgtgataatCAATCCACTCTCTTCAAATACAAACAGATGATTGATTCAAATAGTACATACTTAATTTCTTTTGAGATTTTGCGCATCGAAAAAACAAACCTCCGCGTATCAGAAGTACAAAGTATGTATTGATAAATTGTCAGTTTGGGCTAAAGTTCAACTTAGGATGCTTCATCTCTGATCCTGAGATTGAAGACATTCTTACAAAATCCTCTACCTGAGGCAGTCCCACTGaccaaaagaaacaacaaattgAGAAATGTACATAtactcattttatttttttaactatacAACACTTTGAGATGCTATACTAAATACATGTGTAAAAGGCAATTTAAGATATGTACAGTAAGTACAGAATTTGGTAATGAAATATATGGATCACCCCTTCACTCAAATTAATACAATGGCATGGAGGGTCCATGATTGATAATTATTTAGTATAAGTCTTCATGTATCATTGAAGATTAGGTTCACCACAAAAGGCATCTGGTTCAAATGATCTTGCAGATTCATCATTGTAAACTCCAGGTATAACTCGAACTCCAGCTTCATTTGATCTTAGATTAAGTTCATTTTGGTACCCATCAATGTTAATGAGGATAAGAGCAGATGCAAGCAAGCACGTTGCCAGACCGACTAAAGTGACTTTCAATCTTCTCAGTACAGGCTTGACCTTAAACATAACAAAAGAAGCTCAATAAGTCAATTATCAAGCTGGAAAACAATGATTtagatttgttgttgataaaaCATGACCCATCATTAACAAGATAAATGACAACAGTTGTGTTATGAAATAGAAGTAAAAGACAAATAAAAAACTGCAAGTTTTAATTTCATCGTAAGTTTCAGTATGCACATAATAACGCAAGAATGAATAATGCTATGGCTTGTGGTTAACAGGAGTCTCCAGCGAAATTGCAACTTGAAATGGTAGTGGTTTAATAGAATCCTTACAGAAAATGATCCCAAGAGTCTATCACGGGCCAAAACTTCAGCAGTCTTCACCCATACCTGTAGAGAAATATTTAGGCTTAATAGCAAGAAAAAACATAATTTAGACTAAGAGCTTGTTCTCTCAGCCTCATATTTTATTAGTAGTAAAATACATTAGTGCAGAGGCATTTACACCTTCCTAACTCACATGACAAGCGCAACATATCCCGTGCTCGAGGTCATGCACGGCCTTACAGAAAATACAGTTCTAGCATATTATGGACCTTAGAGAGGTTTCTGTCTAATGTGCCCTCAAGAACCTTTCATGTATGCATACTTTTGCAGGTATATATGACCACAAAAAAGAACTCATCAACCATACTTATACTGGTCCAAATGACATTGTCCACACCATCAAAGTCATAAACTAATTCATCCATGATTTGTTTTTTCAAGCAGCATCATGTGCGCTTAAGGCATTCCACATCATGTGCTATATTGCGTTCTGCTAAAATATTTCACTACTTAAATACTCCTGCATTGGCCACCGTGATTATATACTAGAGTCTTTTAGATAAAATCTATAGGGAGAGATTTGGATCCTCTCTAGTCTTTCAATACCAGAATACAGTACATTTGTAATCACAAATGAATGCTGAAATCTCTTCCCGAAGACTCTGAGAAATCAGAATCTCCAAGAAAACAAGTAATCCAGAGCCAAAACAGCATAGAAAAACCTAAAGGAGACCGTGGAACTTTCAAGCAAGAGATCCGGaaccaaaacaaaatagaaaaacaCAGGATAAATTCATATCACATGACATAGTCAAGCATAACAAATTACATAGAACCAAGATTTTGCGTGAACGAGGTAAGACATTAAagagaataacaataaataaaagaacACACACCTGACCATCATACCACCCTGTCTCCTCATCTGCAATATCAAGAGAAGAGTGATCATGCATCCCATCCCATCCCAAATTACTTAACACCATTGAACAATAACATACCTCACACATTTACATCCTATTATTAAAAACCAAACAAAGTCATGATGTTCCATCATTTGCCATGTTTAATGATAGACCATTTAGAATCAAATCTTTCTTAACAGCTTGTTGTCCTATAACTTCCTTGATCTTCTTCTATTCCCAACTATTGAACTATCCAATGTATCAGGATTATGCTTTTGAAATCTTCTCCATTACTCCATATATGCCTCAATGAAGTAATTTCATATAAGTAAGTTGATATTCTAAATAGAGTTATTTCTTCATATATCACCATGAATAAGACTCTATATCAACAAAGAGACAAATAAGCTGATATTCACAATTGATTTATAACCTTAACTCCTCAAAATTCAACTTAAAATACATCTAATCTAAATTTTCACAATTATAAAGTGAATATTGTTAATCCACTAAAATTTAATCATATACCATAAAAATTTaactttattttcttcttaattATAACTCACTTGACTCTTTTAGAAAGAGATTAACttgaaaggaaaggaaaagattAGATAGATACACTCAACGGTGGCACTGAGCAAGCGGTTGCCGACGTAAGCCCAACCGAGATACATCCTAACAACGGCGAGGGTCACCGCCCCAACCCCACTACAAGCGGCGCACAGGACTCGCTTCAGCAGCTCCGACTGCGATCCGACGGAGCCGAACAACGCGACAGGCAGGCCGACGAAGACGGCGAAGGAGAGGCCCGTGACGGCGAGGCGGGAGGTGTACTCGACGACGTCGCCGGCGGCCCATGAAAAGGGGAAGGAGGTGGAGAGGGACTGGTACTCGTTGACGGGTTGCTGTTCGCGTGGAACAGGACACTGTGTTGGGTTCCGAGAGGTGAAACACGAGAAATGGTGGTTTCGTTTTGAAGGGAGTTTGGTGGTGAAGGAGGAGGTGAAGGTGGGTGTGACAGAGATGCGAATGGGGATTGTGGCCATTGTTGGTTGCAATGGAGCTCtctctgcttctgcttctgcttctgcttcacTCTCTAGCTGGTTTTGACAACACCAAGCAATCATGTCCACTAGGATATTCTCTTTAgtcttttttattgtttttcatgTAGTTTTTGGATAATTATAAGAGGAGCGTTAACAATATTCTCTTCGACAATTTACGGTGAATATTCTCACATTGATCGGTCGGTTGAAATTAATTTGGTTCTCACTGAATTAGGATTGAGACTTGTATGAATGAAACTATGAAAGAATGTATCCCACCTAATTTAGTGGTGTCATTCAAGCTCATCCATTGTGAGGCTAATGG is a window of Lotus japonicus ecotype B-129 chromosome 5, LjGifu_v1.2 DNA encoding:
- the LOC130720779 gene encoding uncharacterized protein LOC130720779; the encoded protein is MADKPSRSLVLFGDGLARSIDPSHSHLHSLASLSSCGFLSLPNSPPSESEDQRTVREFAVLLDAPNVNVQVSDDDSQKDSPEKQTLPDRFMGMKAAILTNHSGLKSFSSKLGFNVLQLDALAKDYDAGLHENDVVALELLKLLGFQEGKVQDSNNFDLVFFHIGAGEKNVEYINALVGGLMNQAQPGSDISSRLHLSLVMSYGKVSEDDESKFSVSKRADEKSYLSLLYPLQSYAMKGGFPRKDVRLHSPMLIAQWQDAVTRKDNAERFYFQDFMEHGGNLTIPADRFLHEIAFKLWKAPKYGA
- the LOC130720842 gene encoding protein REVERSION-TO-ETHYLENE SENSITIVITY1 → MLWTSTMELNSSYDIEHSHSTQRIQHELWPLDPIDPKKAKFPCCLVWNPLPVVSWLAPFIGHIGICKEDGVVLDFSGSYILSVDDFAFGPVARYLQLDRSQCCFPPNLSAHTCKHGYQHSEYGTAITWDDALQSSSRYFENKTHNLFTCNCHSFVANCLNRLCYGGSMSWNMVSVGALILFKGSWVDFRSVIRAFLPFVVVVCIGVLMVGWPFLLGLLSFSLLLMGWFLVGTYLVKNLLEC
- the LOC130720590 gene encoding protein CONSERVED IN THE GREEN LINEAGE AND DIATOMS 27, chloroplastic; amino-acid sequence: MIAWCCQNQLESEAEAEAEAERAPLQPTMATIPIRISVTPTFTSSFTTKLPSKRNHHFSCFTSRNPTQCPVPREQQPVNEYQSLSTSFPFSWAAGDVVEYTSRLAVTGLSFAVFVGLPVALFGSVGSQSELLKRVLCAACSGVGAVTLAVVRMYLGWAYVGNRLLSATVEYEETGWYDGQVWVKTAEVLARDRLLGSFSVKPVLRRLKVTLVGLATCLLASALILINIDGYQNELNLRSNEAGVRVIPGVYNDESARSFEPDAFCGEPNLQ